A single Primulina eburnea isolate SZY01 chromosome 11, ASM2296580v1, whole genome shotgun sequence DNA region contains:
- the LOC140805405 gene encoding uncharacterized protein: MSGNSLSMILTNNQLVGENYIDWKRNLLIVLTAEKHKFVLNEPCPLVPTTESTTAQMQAYDKWISSDEMARCYILGSISNVLQQKHQNMDTATKIMDSLQEMFEHQGRQARQAAIRTIMNMRMKPGTPVRDHMLALIAQFNVAEVLGAEIKSETQVDMALETLPEMFSQFKVSYNMNKLNMSLIELMKELRNAESVLKTKTGDAFVVASAGPSYSKPKGKNGNKRKKPNKKGPQQNEKKVKVDGKPKGKCFHCGEKGHWKRNCQGYLASKKQGSGELSFIESCLVVDSTDT, translated from the coding sequence ATGTCTGGAAATTCATTGTCTATGATTTTAACCAACAACCAACTAGTCGGAGAAAATTACATTGATTGGAAACGTAATTTATTGATTGTCTTAACTGCGGAGAAACACAAGTTTGTGCTCAATGAACCCTGTCCATTGGTGCCTACGACGGAGTCCACGACAGCTCAAATGCAGGCTTATGATAAGTGGATCAGTTCTGATGAGATGGCCCGTTGCTACATTTTGGGATCCATCTCAAATGTGCTGCAACAGAAACATCAGAACATGGACACTGCTACGAAAATCATGGATAGCCTCCAAGAAATGTTTGAGCATCAAGGACGTCAGGCACGACAAGCAGCCATTCGAACCATTATGAACATGCGCATGAAACCTGGGACGCCCGTGAGAGATCATATGCTTGCATTAATCGCTCAGTTTAACGTGGCTGAGGTGTTAGGGGCTGAAATCAAATCAGAGACTCAGGTTGACATGGCACTTGAGACTCTCCCTGAGATGTTCTCACAGTTTAAAGTTAGCTATAACATGAATAAGCTAAACATGTCCCTGATTGAGCTGATGAAGGAACTCCGAAATGCTGAAAGTGTTCTTAAGACTAAAACTGGTGATGCATTTGTTGTTGCTTCTGCTGGGCCGTCTTATTCCAAGCCGAAAGGTAAAAATGGGAATAAAAGGAAGAAGCCCAACAAGAAGGGTCCACAACAAAATGAGAAGAAAGTCAAGGTAGATGGCAAGCCTAAGGGAAAATGTTTCCATTGTGGAGAGAAGGGTCATTGGAAGAGAAACTGCCAAGGATATCTAGCTTCCAAGAAGCAGGGTAGTGGTGAGTTATCTTTTATTGAGTCTTGTTTAGTGGTTGATTCTACTGATACTTAG